The genomic interval atctgactgtcgctcccgtttctagcttcggaaaaatacaaaaaaaaaaaaaaacccaataagaaAAAGTCCAACAACCTGTCAGGTTAGTGGGAAAGAATAAGCACTGCATagaaagagggggggagaaaAGCTTATAAtgtatgaaaaggtgctcaatttTATTCCACTTAAATGCCAATTTATgaaaaccttatttattttttaccaagcCAACTGCAAAGATAGGAAGTTTGATCGTACACCACTTTGGAAGTGGGAGGGCGAAACAAGCTCTATAATTCACTATTAATACAACTtctttagggcctgacctgtggtggcgcagtgggtaaagcgtcgacctggaaatgctgaggtcgccggttcgaaaccctgggcttgcctggtcaaggcacatatgggagttgatgcttccagctcctccccccgtctctctctcctctgtctctctctctcctctctaaaatgaataaaaaaaaaaaaaatacaacctctTTAGAGGGCATGTGGTAACAGCCATCAAAATTGAGCACACACATTACCTTATGACCCACCTATTCCATTTTAGATATTTAACATACACATATGCTTGCACAAGTATGTAAAAATTTATAAGATActcataacattattttttagtaaCAAAAGTTTGTAagcctaaaatcaatcaatcatggACTGGCTGAAAAATTATAGTACACATATACATTGGAATTCTATGCAACTTACTAACAGTGTAACCTTGTGCTAAATTATTTCATCTCTGTATGCTTAATCTTACTCATCTGTGAAAAGGAGATAATCAGAGTAACTATCCCACAGTTGTGAAGGTTACATGAATTAATGAGTATAAACCATATAGAATAATGCTGGATACATGAAGTGTCCCTCTAAGCACAAGTTACAAAATGTACATTAAACATTATGCCTCAAATCATGTAGCCTCAAGCTTTTCTTATGCCAGAACTCATTTATCCTGTCCTAGGAACTAATCAAAGTGGTACTAGGCAGTAGACAGTGAGAATGAGTAAGAAGTGTGGAAATGAAAGCAGGTAATAAATTCTCCAGAACTGAGTTAATGCCCCTCCAAATTTTTCCCAGACTATTTTATACtaatctattttattaattatagtaaTGATTGCCTTAGCTATTCTTTCATTTCACTGCTATAAAATAATAGGAAGGGAATGAACAATGTATGAGCTGGGAATGTATTACTAGAAAACTGATCATTGTTTTCTCTTACAGAAGGTCCTACAATGTAGAGGAAGCAGTAAAGGAACTCATGGGACCTAGTGGACAAAAATGGGCCAATATGGATCCAGAAGAACGAATGTTAGCAGCTGCTATAGCTTTCACCCATATATATGCAGGGCAGGATGAGGGAGATAAAAGGAGAGAAGCCCAGTCTACCCAGTATGATCCCTACAGCAAAGCTTCAGTAACCCCAGGAAATCGACCTGCTCTTCCTGTGCACCTGCAGTACCCACATGCAAAAAATAGTGTCATTTCAGAAACAGTCTCTGAGGCCTCTCAAAGATTGCAAAAGCCAGTGATGAAGAGAAAGGTGCTGCGTAGGAAGCCAGATGGGGAAGTGTTAGTGACAGATGAGTCAATTATCAGTGAACCAGAGTCTAATACAGAAAATGACATGAATCTCTGGGATTCAAGACAAAGGTTGATGACCCTGCATTTCCAGAAAGACAAGGAATCCCCTGatgatatttcaaaaaaattaaatctaccaCATGAATACCACGGAACTTCTCAAGATCAGCTTATTTGCCATCTACAAATAGAAGGAATGGGCTTTCCAGCTTATGAACAAGACCTGATTGTTGCCTGCCGACCCAGGTCTTTTATTCTCCCAAGGTTGGACCAATTAAGCCGAAACCGAAGCAAGATAGACCGGGTAGCCCGCTATTTTGAGTACAAACGAGAATGGGACTCATTGAGATTACCCGGTGAAGATCATAGGAAGGAATTACGCTGGGGTGTCCGAGAGCAGATGCTTTGTCGAGCAGAACCCCAACCCAAGCCTCAGCACATATATGTTCCAAACAATTACCTAGTACCAACTGAGAAGAAAAGATCTGCCCTTCGTTGGGATATTCGTTGTGACCTTGCAAACGGTGTCATGCCCAAGAagtttccctttcctcctccttcttcttaagTCTTTTTGTTTAACCTGTCTCCTTTCAAGGGATTGTTTGGGATAACCTGGTActttatctctttccttttgtttaaataaaacaactaactTGAAAGCCTATTGTACATTATAGAGTAAGGACTTCACCCATCAGTGGTCTTTCCTAGGTATGTTATCACACTGGTATCAGATACCACTTAACTGCCTGTTTACCACTCAAATCCAGCAATGCAAGATAAGTCATGCcatagaaagaaagggaaaaaaaatctttctttctaCTTGTCAAATTAGTAAGCAAAGTCAGCTAGCACTATTTCTGTCCTATACTCATTACCTTTGGCTAATGCGAGTTGCTGTTTTTATTAGTGTGTTTTTAAAGTTGCTGGGCATTAAGCTTATCCATGAAAGAATTTTGGAAACTTGTGGACTTCCCTAATTTTTACTTAAGTACTTCCCAAAGTAAGGTGACTTCAAACCTGAGTTATGATTCTGCTTCCAATTGTACTCATCATTATACTCTCACAGCCTAAATGACGGCCAACCGGAAGCACCAAAACCTGTCCTTGACACACAGCCCTAAAGAAGAAAGGTAACAGCGTAGCTATCCTTCATTAGCAAGTCCatgttaaatacttttttttttatttactttttttagattttatttattcatttttatgagagagagagggagagatagagaacagggggaggagcaggaagcatcaactcccatatgtgccttgaccaggcaagcccagagatttgaaccggtgacctcagcattccaggtcaacgctttatccactgcgccaccacaggtcaggccatgttaaatactttttaatagaTGCTCAACAAAAGCACTATATGACATAGGATTCTAGCCCAAGTttactttcaaaattatttcaatatattgTCCTCCAATTGTTACTTCTAGAATACCATGTGTTTTATAATTTGCCACTGAGGTTGCCTTAGAAATTATGCCTGTCACATGAAGGCTAGTCCCACCGCAACAGCACTTCAAACTGTTAACATCTGGAACCAGATGCAAACATAAATACCAAATGAATCTGGCCTATTTGGGTACAGACCAAAACAATTATGCTCACCTGAAATTGGATCTCCCTGTTCTTGATTCTAATCCAATGAGGAACATCAACAAACAAGGCTG from Saccopteryx leptura isolate mSacLep1 chromosome 2, mSacLep1_pri_phased_curated, whole genome shotgun sequence carries:
- the HYLS1 gene encoding centriolar and ciliogenesis-associated protein HYLS1, translating into MAERRRSYNVEEAVKELMGPSGQKWANMDPEERMLAAAIAFTHIYAGQDEGDKRREAQSTQYDPYSKASVTPGNRPALPVHLQYPHAKNSVISETVSEASQRLQKPVMKRKVLRRKPDGEVLVTDESIISEPESNTENDMNLWDSRQRLMTLHFQKDKESPDDISKKLNLPHEYHGTSQDQLICHLQIEGMGFPAYEQDLIVACRPRSFILPRLDQLSRNRSKIDRVARYFEYKREWDSLRLPGEDHRKELRWGVREQMLCRAEPQPKPQHIYVPNNYLVPTEKKRSALRWDIRCDLANGVMPKKFPFPPPSS